One Qiania dongpingensis genomic window carries:
- a CDS encoding DivIVA domain-containing protein: MSRIEQLISEIEEYIDGCKAQPFTNNKKIIVDKDEMEELLVELRLRTPDEIKKYQKIISNKEAILSSTKEEADHIIESARADAERILAEAQAQAEGIIAETEQHTAEMVSEHEVMQQAYQQAGEVVDQANGQAQQIINDAVADSDNIREGAIRYTDDMLKGLQSIINLAIEQTTGKFNSFIDSLQSTGDIVTNNRNELQVPQAEAAPTAEDRRAEAVPEDNGVLNADMLE; encoded by the coding sequence ATGAGCAGGATTGAACAGTTGATAAGCGAGATTGAGGAGTACATAGATGGCTGTAAAGCACAGCCCTTTACCAATAATAAGAAGATCATCGTGGACAAAGATGAGATGGAAGAGCTGTTGGTGGAGCTTCGCCTGCGCACTCCCGATGAGATCAAGAAATATCAGAAGATCATCAGCAATAAGGAGGCTATTTTGAGCTCCACGAAGGAAGAAGCGGATCACATCATTGAAAGTGCGCGTGCCGATGCAGAAAGGATTCTTGCAGAAGCCCAGGCTCAGGCGGAGGGAATCATCGCTGAGACGGAGCAGCATACTGCTGAGATGGTGAGTGAGCATGAAGTAATGCAGCAGGCGTACCAGCAGGCGGGTGAAGTAGTGGATCAGGCCAACGGGCAGGCTCAGCAGATCATCAACGACGCTGTGGCTGATTCAGACAACATTCGTGAGGGGGCCATCCGATATACGGATGATATGCTCAAGGGGCTTCAGTCCATAATCAATCTTGCCATCGAACAGACGACCGGTAAATTCAACTCTTTTATTGATTCACTTCAGTCCACCGGCGATATCGTGACGAATAACCGGAATGAACTGCAGGTGCCGCAGGCGGAGGCCGCCCCCACCGCAGAAGACAGAAGGGCAGAGGCAGTACCGGAGGATAACGGCGTTCTGAACGCCGATATGCTGGAATAA